The sequence ATGAGACGCTGGCTATCACCGATCGTGCTTATCTGTTGTTCGAAGGTAGAATCCTGTTTCAGGGAACACCAGAAGAGCTGGCGGCTAACCAGATAGTGCGTGAAAAATATCTGACTGAATCGTTCGAATTGAGAAAGAAAAACTTCCAGCAGATAGAGATGGAGCGCAATGCCAAGGAGCAGGCGGAGAAAAGTTAAAAATTGAAAAATCGGCGTTGGTTACGCCGTTTTTTTGTACTTTTGCACCCCAATATTTGAATATATATTATAAATAAGTACATAAGAAGATGAAAATTTCGTTTGAGTGCGCCGACAAGATCAATGGTCTGTTGACTATGACCGTTGAGAAGGCAGATTATCAGGATGCAGTAGAGAAGCAGCTGAAAAATTATCGTAAGAAAGCACAGGTTCCTGGATTCCGTCCAGGTATGGTTCCAATGGGAATGATTAAGAAGCAGTATGGCACAGCAGTAAAGGTTGACGAGGTTAACAAGCTGCTGGGCGAGAAGCTGTATGAGTATGTTCGTGAGAACAAGATCCAGATGCTGGGTGAGCCCCTTCCAAACCAGGAGAAGCAGGTACCCCAGGACTTTGAGAACGCTGATGATCTGACATTCGTGTTCGATATTGCCGTAGCTCCTGAGTTCAAGGCTGAGCTGACTGGCAGAGATAAGATTGACTATTACACCATCAAGGTTGATGATAAGATGCTCGACGATCAGGTACAGATGTATGCATCGCAGGCTGGTGAGTTCGTTAAGGCTGAGGTATTCAGCGGTAACGATACACTGACTGGTGACATGCGTGAGCTTGACGAGAACGGTAACACCAAGGAAGGTGGTATCACTACCGAGGCTGCCATGGTTATGCCTGCTTACATCAAGGCCGACGACCAGAAGAAGCTGTTCGACGGTGCTAAGGCTGGCGACATCATCACTTTCAACCCTAAGAAGGCTTACCCCGATAACGATGCTGAGGTTGCTGCCCTGCTGAAGGTTAAGAAGGAGGAGGTTAAGGATCTGAATGCTGACTTCAGCTTCCAGATTACTGAGATCCGTCACTTCCAGCCTGCAGAGGTTGACCAGAAGCTCTTCGACCGTGTATTCGGTGAGGGTGAGGTTAAGGACGAGAAGGCTTTCCGTGCTAAGATTGCTGAGGGTATCGCTCCACAGCTGCAGCAGAATAGCGACTACAAGTTCCTGCTCGATGTTCGTAAGCACATGGAGAAGAAGGTTGGTAAGCTGGAGTTCCCAGAGGCTCTGCTCAAGCGTGTTATGCTGCAGAATAACCAGGATAAGGGTGCCGACTTCGTAGAGAAGAACTTCGAGGGTAGCATTAAGGAGCTGGCTTGGCACCTGATTAAGGAGCAGCTGGTTGCCGCTCAGAACATCAAGGTTGAGGAGGCTGACATCAAGAACGTTGCTAAGGAGGCTATGCGTGCTCAGTTTGCTCAGTACGGTATGAGCAATGTACCCGATGATGTTCTGGAGAACTATGCCAACGAGCAGCTCAAGAAGCGCGAGAATATCGACAACTTCGTTGATCGTGCCGTTGACGTTAAGCTTACTGAAGCCCTCAAAAATGTGGTTAAGCTGAATGCAAAAGAGGTCACATTTGAGGAGTTTAATAAGCTTATGACAGAAAAATAAGCTTTTTTAGGAAAAAATAACCCCTAAAATACGAGGGTTATCGACTTTTTGTATTATCTTTGTGTCCCAAACGCAAGATGAGGAAGGTCGATAACCTTTTCTCTATATTAAAAAGAAAGGAATTGATAGTATGAATAATGATTTCAGAAAGTATGCTGTACAGCATTTAGGAATGAATGGTCTGGTGGTCGATGATGTAATCAAGGCCCAGAACCAGTACTTGAATCCCTATATTCTTGAGGAGCGCCAGTTGAACGTTACTCAGATGGATGTGTTCTCACGCTTGATGATGGACCGTATCATTTTCCTTGGTACTCAGATAGACGATTATACCGCCAACACATTGCAGGCACAGCTGCTGTTCCTGGATTCAACCGACCCTGGTAAGGATATCTCGATTTATATCAACTCACCTGGCGGTAGCGTAACTGCTGGTTTGGGTATCTATGACACTATGCAGTTTATCACCAGCGATGTGGCTACTATCTGTACAGGTATGGCTGCCTCTATGGGTGCCGTGCTGCTTGTGGCTGGTGCCGAGGGTAAGCGTTCGGCTCTGCCCCACAGTCGTGTGATGATTCACCAGCCTCTGGGTGGTGTACAGGGTCAGGCTTCAGATATCGAGATTGAGGCCAAGGAGATTTTGAAGTTCAAGAAAGAGTTATACACTATTATCTCGGAACATTCGCATACACCATACGATAAGGTTTATGCCGACTCTGACCGTAACTATTGGATGACGGCCGAGGAAGCAAAGGCTTACGGAATGATTGACGAGGTGCTGATACGGAAGAAATAATGCCGATGAAGAAAGTATGTAGTTTCTGTGGTAGAGGCGAAAACGAGGTAAAGCTGTTGATCTCGGGCCTTAACGGTCAGATTTGCGAGAACTGCGTGGAGCAGGCTTATCAGATTATAAATGATAACCTGCGTGAGGCGCCTGTTGCAAAGAAGAAAGGAAAAGCCGCTGAAAAGCCCGAAAACCTGAAGGTGCCTA is a genomic window of Xylanibacter ruminicola 23 containing:
- the tig gene encoding trigger factor: MKISFECADKINGLLTMTVEKADYQDAVEKQLKNYRKKAQVPGFRPGMVPMGMIKKQYGTAVKVDEVNKLLGEKLYEYVRENKIQMLGEPLPNQEKQVPQDFENADDLTFVFDIAVAPEFKAELTGRDKIDYYTIKVDDKMLDDQVQMYASQAGEFVKAEVFSGNDTLTGDMRELDENGNTKEGGITTEAAMVMPAYIKADDQKKLFDGAKAGDIITFNPKKAYPDNDAEVAALLKVKKEEVKDLNADFSFQITEIRHFQPAEVDQKLFDRVFGEGEVKDEKAFRAKIAEGIAPQLQQNSDYKFLLDVRKHMEKKVGKLEFPEALLKRVMLQNNQDKGADFVEKNFEGSIKELAWHLIKEQLVAAQNIKVEEADIKNVAKEAMRAQFAQYGMSNVPDDVLENYANEQLKKRENIDNFVDRAVDVKLTEALKNVVKLNAKEVTFEEFNKLMTEK
- the clpP gene encoding ATP-dependent Clp endopeptidase proteolytic subunit ClpP translates to MNNDFRKYAVQHLGMNGLVVDDVIKAQNQYLNPYILEERQLNVTQMDVFSRLMMDRIIFLGTQIDDYTANTLQAQLLFLDSTDPGKDISIYINSPGGSVTAGLGIYDTMQFITSDVATICTGMAASMGAVLLVAGAEGKRSALPHSRVMIHQPLGGVQGQASDIEIEAKEILKFKKELYTIISEHSHTPYDKVYADSDRNYWMTAEEAKAYGMIDEVLIRKK